The sequence AGTAAAAACAggagaaaagataaatgaagCAAATCCGAAGACATTTGAGTGTAGCTGGTCTCAAATCCGAAGGTATATTAGTATGGATTGTTTATATGGTAAAAATAAAATGCTTGGAGCACAAGAATATCACTAATATGttgtttttgtattattttgaatCCAACCTTTTACATGTATATTTAGATTATTACTTACTATGTAGTATATGCATCaatcaaatagaaaattatattcGAGTCTGAAAATACTATGTCCACGTGGGAATACTAGCTAATATATATTCCTCTATTGATGCATGGTAGAATCTCAtataagcatatatatatatatatatatatatgaatccTTTTAATATGTGCTTGATTAGAAAATTGTAATTTCCTTATTTAGGAGAATACATATACAGTTTATGGGTTTAGCCCCACACCTTCTCAACAAGGCCAATCTTTCTAATTCACTACAAGAAAAACTAAGAAATATTTAacgataaataaaatttctaattggcgatgaaatatataaatattcaattaGCGAAGAATTTCTAGTATAAAGTTTGTCTAGGACATACCATTTTTACAACGTGACACACGGATGTTTTAATAGATGTGGTTATATGTCTGAAAAATTCATTAGAATAATCCATATATTTATTAGCCCTCCTCCATAGTCCATATAATATAATTCGTCGATACAAAATTTTGGATATGAAAATTAGAGTATTTTTTAACAAGGATTTTGTGAAGGTCGGGTGAATTGAAATTGAGAAAACTTGAAATCTATGTTGTTGAGTTCTACTTGTTTAGATAATACGTATATGTTGCTGCACATTTTCTCACGATAGATTAGTGGCCAGTGGAATTATAacgattatttttttttatttacatgatgatgatgcacataattatgtttaaatatattGTTCTAAGGTTGGATGTGTGCCTCTCCTATTTGAGTTACAAGTTTTAAATTATGCCTTGTAATTTTCTTGACATTCAAAAAGgatcattttattatttgatgACGTACCGGCCTATTATTcaatcaaaagaaagaaaaaaagtgaaGGAGGAATTGAAGAggattatgagaaaatatatcaCCAGTATTCTTGTTTaagactttttgttttaattattactCTTTTTCTTTGACAAATACATACACCAAGAAAGCCAACCGCCTTGCCTGAAGAAAGGGTTCTTGTCTCTCATGGCTCCAAACAAATTAAAGTAGAAAAGAGTAGTGGCTActattcaaatttgaaaaaaacatctttcatcttagatattaaaattataatttttgacATGTAATCTCTGTATTTATTTACCAAATATAAATGTAATAATTGGGTCGTAAATGGATGTTGCTTGCTTCCTGATTAGCGGCAGGTTGTGGGTCCCATCATTGTATAACGTCAGCAACCAATTCATACTTTATACTCACGTTCTATTACTACTTAAATTAATGACACCCACATAAGTactcataataataatttaaaaaaaagaggcaCCAGCTAGGATGACGAATTGATTCAGAATCCACAAACGAGAGTACCACCCACCCAAATACTtgtgtaataaaataaaaagacaagTGGGGACCAGGCAGGAAAATTGTAAGGGCAATTCCAAATGAATTTGGTGCGATGCGGCGAACTGAACTGGCTGCCCTTTTACACATTAGAGAGTCATGTCATCCTATGTAGTGAAAATATGCACCACTCTGGATTTCAGATTTTAAGCTTCACCCATCTTCCCTTACTCTATTCGAGGTTTAAAAGGGGCAAAGACGAGATGccgcataatatattttattttttctttttataatttacttgaaattatttgttgtttgcCCCAacattctaaaaaatatttattatatacaataaatttgttttccaaatttaatttacataaaatttttaaaattaattaatttgtcgATAGAAAATAGAGAATCTTTAGAATCAAGAGGAGGTAAGAAGGAAGCAGCATTATTTATTATAGAATAAGGATGGTGGGGACCAATGTGCATCTTATTCTATTCTTTAAAGTTGGGTTGGCTTCCGTCAGCAAGCCATTGTAATTGTACTTGTACttgattcattcattcattcgttcCACATATAGCAATACGCCTATCTCAACCAAATTCTTCTGAAAtgcaagatttgattttttatcaataataatatggAAGACGCTGCCTTTACGCTCTTGGCTAAGCTCCATGACGACAATAATGCTAGTGATTTTACTGAATTCGGATTCTGGCTAGAGGCAACTgatcaaccatccaattcaaattcaaattccaATTATTGTACGTCTAATCAAATGGATTCCCCACCACCTACCCAATCTCGGAGGAAGTTATGGATTGGACCAAACAACCCAAATCCTACTACTAGTATACCACCAGTAAACGCCAGATTGGTGCAGGCCATTGAATACCTAAAGAATTCAACCACCCATAATAAAGAGGTCCTCATTCAGATATGGGTCCCTGTCAACAGAGGAGGTAAACATGTACTTATTACTCATAATCAACCATACTTCCTCAACCCAAACTCCCACAGCCTATTACAGTACAGAAATGTCTCTCAAAATTACCAATTTGCTGCTGACAAGGATTCCAACGAATTGGTTGGCTTGCCTGGACGCGTCTTCTTGAAGAAGCTGCCCGAGTGGACTCCTGATGTTCGTTTTTTCAAAAGCGAGGAGTATCCACGAGTTAATTATGCTCATCAGCATAACGTTAGGGGATCCATTGCTGTTCCTGTTTTTGAAGCTGGCAGTGGAACTTGCTTGGGTGTGGTTGAGATTGTAACAACTATTCAGAAAACTCACTATCACCTGGAGCTTGAACATGTCTGCAAAGCTCTTGAGgtattttttaaacttaaatttcCTTTCTCTCAATACTTACATTAGCATTAGCATTAATATCAATTGAAtcctcaatattttttattttttttttattaggcTGTTAATCTAAGAAGTTCTGGTATCTCATCAAATCCTTCCAAAATCAAGGTACATCAAGAAATTAAATCTTTCACTTCCTCATTAGGATCGATCAGCTTCTGATATTCTAGCTATGATTCTATAGGATCAGGATTGCAATGAATCTTACCTAGCTGCATTGGCCGAGATTCAATATATTTTGACATGTGTGTGTGATACACACAAGTTGCCATTGGCTCAGACTTGGGCCCCATGCATACAACAAGGTAAAGGTGGGTGCCTGCAATCTGATGAGAACTTTGCTTCTTGTGTTTCGACAGTCGACTCATCTTGCTATGTGCGCGATCAACATGTGGTGCCTTTTCATTTAGCATGTTCTGAGCATCACTTGCTTAAAGGTGAAGGAGTTGCAGGTGGAGCATTCAATACAAACCAGCCATGTTTTGCTACGGATATTACGGCCTTTAGCAAGGCAGAATATCCATTGTCACACCACGCCAGGATGTTTGGATTATGTTCTGCTGTAGCAATACGCCTTCGAAGTATATATACAGGCTCCGCTGACTTTGTCTTGGAGTTTTTCTTGCCACTTGATTGCAAGAATActgaagaacaaaaaataatgcTAAGTTCACTGTCTTCTGTGATACAACAAAGTTGCCGAAGCTTACGTGTTGTCACGGATCAAGAATTACAGGAGGAAAAAGAAGTTGTACGCCTTCCCATTGGTGAAGAAGAATCAAGAAAACCAGTCTCTTCATCTTACAGGGATCAAGACGCTTCTTCCTGGCTTTCCGAAATGCTGGATGCCCAAAGAAAAGGTAAAGGAGCTGCTGCTGTTTCAGAAAATTTTAAGGTCACGGCAACCCCTTGGGATTACACTCAGAGGGAATCCATTCATGCATCTACATTTTCAGAGCCAAACCaaaattttgaacccaaaggagGTTCCTTCGATTTTTCTTCTGGTACAGGATCTCATTCCTCAGGTGCCAAGAGAGCAGGTGAAAGAAGACGGTCGAAAACTGAGAAGAGTATCAGTTTACAGGTACTCAGGCAGTACTTTGCTGGGAGCCTCAAAGATGCTGCCAAAAGTATTGGAGGTAGGATCTGTTGCCTAAAACTATATAAGTCTATTCATTTTGTCAACAATGACTTTGGAACTTTAGAAATATGCAATATTCAGCCCTTTCATGGCATGATGGAACTGTTAAAATGATGCATTGGACATTTTCAGTTCCTGGAACTCTTCTTTTAGCTAAAATGACTCCATGCTCTAGAGTTTCAACTATTTTTCTATGATCATTCTTAATTAATCTCTATTTTCTAGTTTGGAATCTTTTGGACATGCTCATACGATTCTTCCAGTTTTTCATATTTGTCTTCTTACAAGTTTGCGCATCCATGATTTAGTCTCTTCTTTGTTTATACAGTCCTCTACTTTACCTTGAGCTCTCGAGCACTATCATCTGAGCTCATCATTGATTACTTATCAATTTCTTTAAACTTGCAGTTTGCCCTACAACTTTGAAAAGAATATGCAGGCAACATGGAATCACCAGGTGGCCTTCTCGTAAGATCAAGAAAGTTGGCCACTCGTTACAGAAACTTCAACTTGTGATCGATTCAGTCCATGGTGCTGAGGGTGCAATTAAACTCAGTTCTTTCTACACCAACTTCCCTGAACTTAACTCTCCAAATAATCCCGGCACCAGCAACTTCTCTGCTTCTAAAAACGATGATCATCTGCAGCAAGTAAATACTCAACCTGATGGCAGCCCTGTGACTACCACATCCAAGTCAACTTCTTCGTCTGACAGTCATAACTCCAGCTCAAGTTTATTCTGTTCCAGTGGTTCAAAGAACTGCACAACGGAGGAAAACCCTGGAGGAATGCCAAAGAGAGCACATACAGAAACAGGATTGCATGATATGGGTCAAGAAGAAACCAAGCTTCTAGTCAGACCACAGAGTCAAAAGATCCAAAGCAATCACAATTCTGTGGAACCTGTGTGTCCTTGGTCAACGAGTAGCAATCAGGTCTTGGGTAGATTTAAAGTAAAAGCCATTTTTGGGAAGGAAAAAATCCGTTTCAGCCTTCAATCACACTGGGGTTTTCGAGATGTTAAGCACGAAGTGATGAGGCGTTTCAATGTAGAAGATGTTGGTAAAATCGATCTAAAGTATTTGGATGATGATGACGAATGGGTACTTCTGACATGTGATGCTGATCTTGAGGAATGTATTGATATACATAAATTCTCTAAAAGGAGAACAATTAAAGTTTCCCTCCACCATACCAATCTTGGAAGTTCATTTGGTAGCAGCGGTCCAGCCTAAGCAAACAATATTTGCTTTACAAGTGTTTCCAGATTTGGGGTATATGGAGGATTATTGCCAGTTGCATGCATGTAAGTAGAGAGAAGGGCttatttcactttcttttttagtGTTAATAGTTGATGCGGGAAGATGGTCAATCCGCCACCCTACTAGCTATATGACATTCTTGCTTGCTGATTGCACACTGCATACCCATTgtatcctctttttttttttttatatgtatcaaTCAATGGGAATGTAATATAATAGAACATACAATTAAGAATCAAGTGAGGTTGACGTTGAGTCATGCTGATTGGGGCACTTTGGCATGGTTCCAGGTGGAATAGTCACATTCAATGAGCTGCAGAGGATACCAGCATAGACGTTTTGGATAATGTTTTTCAGtgtctaattttctatgttccAACCTTGTCCAGGAGACTAGACAAACTGATTTAATAGATTTGTGTATCTTTCTTATTTAACGAAAAAGGAAATTCTGTAGttgaattttgataaaaattaattagcaGATAGTGAATAAAAAAGGGAAGTGCCTATCACTAGATTGCATGAGGCTACTCCACAAAAGATTATGTCCATTTTCATGCTCGAGTGCAGTTGCTGAATAGCAAACTGCAATTCATCAGACAAACAATGGTGGTTTTCTCCCGCAAGAAACCTGCATGCCTTACCATTTACATACACTAAGCTATACCCAGCTATAACTTTGACCCCTCCTTCCTTGGCCAACATTCTCATTTTAGTGGCATCAACCCATGAACAACCTGATGCATACATGTTTGATGCAAGCAGATAGCCAGCTGAGCTTGACGGCTCAAGTTCAACTACTTGAGGGAGGGCAATGGCACCAAACTCATAGTTTTCATAGTTCCTACAAGCACTCAACAGTGCCCCCCATGCACTTGCACCAGGCTTTACTCCAACACCTAGCTTTCCTATCAAATTCATTGCACTATCAACCTTTCCAGCCCGAGCTAACAAATCTACAAGGCAAGAGTAATGTTCTATGACAAGTTCAACCTCATGATCCCAAATTAACTCCTCAAAAAGAGAGACCCCTTCTTCTACCAATCCCCCATGACTACAAGCCGATAAAAGAGACAGTGCAGTAACTTGGTTTGGCCTCAGACCACAAACTTTCATCTCATGAAATAGGGCTAGAGCTTCATTTGGGAGGCCAATCATACCATATGCTGCAATAATGGCACTCCAGGTCACAACATTCTTGTATGGAATGCGGTCAAACACTTTCCTTGAAGATCCAATGGAACCACATTTTGAGTACATATCTAAGATGGCAGTTCCCACTACTACATTAGATTCCAACCCTCCTCGAATAGCAATGCCATGAGCCCACCTTGATCTTTTCACATCTGCAGAAAGAGAGCAAGCTTCAAGAAGATTTAACATGGTAACAGCATTGGGCCGTTCAGAAGTGTGGCTCATCTCTCGGAAAACAGCAATTGCTTCGTCAGGCATGCCACAGTGGGTGAAGCCAGCAATCATGGTGCTCCAAGTTACTGCATCTCGTGTTATCATATTATTGAATTGACTCCATGCATAAGTTATGAGATTGCAACTTGCATATGCATCGATCAAAGAGTTTGTAACCAACTCATTCAACTCAAAACCTTGTCGAAGTATTCTGGAATGTATCAACTTGCACTGGTAAGGGTCAAGGAAGAACTTACATAACTGCAGCAGATTGACCAGAGTCACCTCATCAGATTCAATTCCAGCCTTGTGCATTGAATCAAATAAAGTAAGGGCCTCAGAATGCATCTGATTCTGCACAAGTCCAGACAACAAAGAGTTCCAGGACACGACATTCTTCTCAGGAATTCCCCCGAAAACTCTCAATGAAGAATCAATGTCATTGCATTTAGAATACAAGTCAATCAGAGAGTTGTGTACGAACAAGTCATAACCCATACCTCTAGAGATAACAAATCCGTGAATCGACTCTCCCAGTCTAATGGCCTTCAATTTGGTGCAGGCTTTGAGTACACTTACCACAGATTGTCCGTCTGGTGGTTCCCCAAAA comes from Solanum pennellii chromosome 1, SPENNV200 and encodes:
- the LOC107006494 gene encoding protein NLP2 gives rise to the protein MEDAAFTLLAKLHDDNNASDFTEFGFWLEATDQPSNSNSNSNYCTSNQMDSPPPTQSRRKLWIGPNNPNPTTSIPPVNARLVQAIEYLKNSTTHNKEVLIQIWVPVNRGGKHVLITHNQPYFLNPNSHSLLQYRNVSQNYQFAADKDSNELVGLPGRVFLKKLPEWTPDVRFFKSEEYPRVNYAHQHNVRGSIAVPVFEAGSGTCLGVVEIVTTIQKTHYHLELEHVCKALEAVNLRSSGISSNPSKIKDQDCNESYLAALAEIQYILTCVCDTHKLPLAQTWAPCIQQGKGGCLQSDENFASCVSTVDSSCYVRDQHVVPFHLACSEHHLLKGEGVAGGAFNTNQPCFATDITAFSKAEYPLSHHARMFGLCSAVAIRLRSIYTGSADFVLEFFLPLDCKNTEEQKIMLSSLSSVIQQSCRSLRVVTDQELQEEKEVVRLPIGEEESRKPVSSSYRDQDASSWLSEMLDAQRKGKGAAAVSENFKVTATPWDYTQRESIHASTFSEPNQNFEPKGGSFDFSSGTGSHSSGAKRAGERRRSKTEKSISLQVLRQYFAGSLKDAAKSIGVCPTTLKRICRQHGITRWPSRKIKKVGHSLQKLQLVIDSVHGAEGAIKLSSFYTNFPELNSPNNPGTSNFSASKNDDHLQQVNTQPDGSPVTTTSKSTSSSDSHNSSSSLFCSSGSKNCTTEENPGGMPKRAHTETGLHDMGQEETKLLVRPQSQKIQSNHNSVEPVCPWSTSSNQVLGRFKVKAIFGKEKIRFSLQSHWGFRDVKHEVMRRFNVEDVGKIDLKYLDDDDEWVLLTCDADLEECIDIHKFSKRRTIKVSLHHTNLGSSFGSSGPA
- the LOC107006501 gene encoding pentatricopeptide repeat-containing protein At2g17210 — its product is MRVRWNSNWCSRLRELLFHGKSQDVLLHYRELNKTRVELMDHSVFPILFKACLNLSAIHGHGNSIHASLVKQGFLAFTSVGNSMMDFYAKSGDLGSALVVFNCMDNKDSVSWNVIIHGHLLLASPRGLCLFTQAWAAGFEPNISTFVLVIQACRNLAAFEAGRTIHASTIRAGYSSITSIRNSLLSFYAQFEMHLAHNLFDEMTERDVISWSVMIAAYAQSEDESVLALEFFQRMIDFGEPPDGQSVVSVLKACTKLKAIRLGESIHGFVISRGMGYDLFVHNSLIDLYSKCNDIDSSLRVFGGIPEKNVVSWNSLLSGLVQNQMHSEALTLFDSMHKAGIESDEVTLVNLLQLCKFFLDPYQCKLIHSRILRQGFELNELVTNSLIDAYASCNLITYAWSQFNNMITRDAVTWSTMIAGFTHCGMPDEAIAVFREMSHTSERPNAVTMLNLLEACSLSADVKRSRWAHGIAIRGGLESNVVVGTAILDMYSKCGSIGSSRKVFDRIPYKNVVTWSAIIAAYGMIGLPNEALALFHEMKVCGLRPNQVTALSLLSACSHGGLVEEGVSLFEELIWDHEVELVIEHYSCLVDLLARAGKVDSAMNLIGKLGVGVKPGASAWGALLSACRNYENYEFGAIALPQVVELEPSSSAGYLLASNMYASGCSWVDATKMRMLAKEGGVKVIAGYSLVYVNGKACRFLAGENHHCLSDELQFAIQQLHSSMKMDIIFCGVASCNLVIGTSLFYSLSAN